Proteins from a single region of Streptomyces vinaceus:
- a CDS encoding sensor histidine kinase, whose product MRAAASRLLGARARLRWVHLVLGGALLMPYFLLAQVVVGVWAGRGGFFNSVQLTFASYGLALPLAAVTAVFGLVRPLSAGAVRALCGVPGERLAEGPARSWAARGRTSAWWTLHLGVGAVVSGISLAVPPMAVVLIALPFVSGLRSAELGLGWFSTGAAPYVAPLLGAGLLGGLVLCAAGAGALLARTAPVLLGPTGADRLAAAEERAADLAVRNRLARELHDAVGHALSAVTLQAVAARRVLDSDPGFAREALAAIEDTARRTVGELDAVLGLLRDGDPARAGAAPAPTLATDLDALLARTRAAGTAVTARQDPGPAGDWAQLPAITSREAYRIVQEGLSNALRHGAGPVELRIAVRVAEDGPPHALEITMTNPPGPAAGARPRTTGGRGLHGAAERAGLLGGRVEAGPHEGLWRLRAVLPLGGSR is encoded by the coding sequence ATGCGGGCGGCGGCGTCCCGGCTGCTGGGGGCGCGGGCCCGGCTGCGCTGGGTGCACCTGGTCCTCGGCGGGGCCCTGCTGATGCCGTACTTCCTCCTCGCCCAGGTGGTGGTCGGCGTCTGGGCCGGCCGGGGCGGGTTCTTCAACTCGGTCCAGCTGACCTTCGCCTCGTACGGGCTGGCCCTGCCGCTGGCCGCGGTGACCGCCGTGTTCGGGCTCGTCCGGCCGTTGTCGGCCGGGGCCGTCCGGGCCCTGTGCGGGGTGCCGGGGGAGCGGCTGGCCGAGGGGCCGGCCCGCTCCTGGGCCGCGCGGGGGCGGACCTCGGCCTGGTGGACCCTGCACCTGGGGGTCGGAGCGGTGGTCAGCGGGATCAGCCTCGCGGTGCCGCCCATGGCGGTGGTGCTCATCGCGCTGCCGTTCGTGAGCGGGCTGCGGAGCGCCGAGTTGGGGCTGGGGTGGTTCAGCACCGGCGCCGCGCCGTACGTGGCACCGCTGCTCGGGGCCGGACTGCTGGGCGGGCTGGTCCTGTGCGCCGCCGGGGCCGGGGCGCTGCTGGCCCGGACGGCACCGGTGCTGCTCGGGCCGACGGGGGCGGACCGGCTGGCCGCGGCCGAGGAGAGGGCCGCCGACCTGGCCGTGCGCAACCGGCTGGCCCGGGAGCTGCACGACGCGGTCGGGCACGCCCTGAGCGCCGTCACGCTCCAGGCGGTGGCCGCCCGGCGGGTGCTCGACAGCGACCCCGGGTTCGCCCGGGAGGCGCTGGCCGCGATCGAGGACACCGCCCGGCGGACGGTGGGCGAGCTCGACGCCGTGCTCGGCCTGCTGCGGGACGGAGACCCGGCCCGGGCCGGCGCCGCCCCCGCGCCCACCCTCGCCACCGACCTCGACGCCCTGCTGGCCCGTACCCGGGCCGCCGGGACCGCCGTCACCGCCCGGCAGGATCCCGGACCGGCCGGGGACTGGGCGCAGCTCCCGGCGATCACCTCCCGCGAGGCCTACCGGATCGTCCAGGAGGGCCTGAGCAACGCCCTGCGGCACGGCGCGGGTCCGGTCGAGCTGCGGATCGCCGTACGGGTCGCGGAAGACGGCCCCCCTCACGCACTGGAGATCACCATGACCAATCCACCGGGCCCCGCCGCCGGGGCGCGGCCCCGCACGACCGGGGGGCGCGGGCTGCACGGCGCGGCCGAGCGGGCCGGCCTCCTCGGCGGCCGCGTCGAAGCCGGCCCGCACGAGGGGCTGTGGCGGCTGCGGGCGGTCCTTCCGCTCGGAGGCTCCCGGTGA
- a CDS encoding response regulator transcription factor codes for MVRTALRVILEAEPDLEVVGEAATGAEAVPLVRTLAPDVVLMDVRMPEIDGIRATEQIVATLAEPPRIVVVTTFENDAYVYEALRAGAAGFLLKRAEPEELIGAVRLVARGDSLLFPAAVRALAASHAPGGRGPVAPWVARLTDREAGVLRLMATGLSNQEMSERLGVGPQTVKTHVAAVLAKTGSRDRTQAVIAAYEGGFMKKD; via the coding sequence ATGGTCCGCACCGCCCTGCGGGTCATCCTCGAAGCCGAACCCGATCTGGAGGTCGTCGGGGAGGCGGCCACCGGCGCCGAGGCCGTCCCGCTGGTCCGCACCCTGGCCCCCGACGTGGTGCTCATGGACGTCCGGATGCCCGAGATCGACGGCATCCGGGCCACCGAGCAGATCGTCGCCACCCTGGCCGAGCCGCCCCGGATCGTGGTCGTCACCACCTTCGAGAACGACGCGTACGTCTACGAGGCGCTGCGTGCGGGCGCCGCCGGGTTCCTCCTGAAGCGGGCCGAGCCCGAGGAACTGATCGGCGCGGTCCGCCTCGTCGCCCGCGGCGACAGCCTGCTCTTCCCGGCGGCCGTCCGCGCCCTGGCCGCCTCCCACGCGCCCGGCGGCCGGGGCCCCGTCGCGCCCTGGGTGGCCCGGCTCACCGACCGGGAGGCCGGCGTGCTGCGCCTGATGGCCACGGGACTGTCCAACCAGGAGATGAGCGAACGCCTCGGCGTCGGCCCGCAGACGGTGAAGACCCACGTCGCGGCGGTCCTCGCCAAGACCGGCTCCCGCGACCGCACCCAGGCGGTCATCGCGGCCTACGAAGGCGGCTTCATGAAGAAAGACTGA
- a CDS encoding peptidoglycan D,D-transpeptidase FtsI family protein → MNKTIRRASVFCLLLVLALLVRVTWVQAYQGKALADNENNRRNLIGQYENPLGNIIVGGEAITGSAKTDGKDFGYKRTYVNGPLYAPLTGYSSQAFGTSMLEGVYKKILNGSDDRLKTVMDMLTNKRAAPGNVLTTVDKDVQQAAYDALQGKQGAAVAIDPATGEILAIVNNPSFDPGSIAGANDKAAWEKLIEDKGKAMENVALRKPQAPGSTFKLVTLAAAIENGLVTNLDTPTGTPDPYTIPGTRTQLPSEAGSAACNNVSARTALRLSCNNVFAELAHKLGQDKMRAMAEKLGFNSEISTPVTARPGSKYPTQKMSVDQVAQTGIGQFDVQATPLQMAMVTAAIENGGKLVAPHSVSEVTDANGNVLESFKDPKSQQVMNAKTASMLQDAMRTVATEGGGKPAQVAGAEVGGKTGTAQRGVNNSLPPLAWFTSYGKLGGKQIAVAVVIENSDTDRSEIGGGKLAAPIAQKMMAAWLKK, encoded by the coding sequence ATGAACAAGACGATCAGGCGTGCGTCGGTCTTCTGTCTGCTCCTGGTGCTGGCCCTTCTGGTGCGGGTCACCTGGGTGCAGGCCTACCAAGGCAAGGCCCTCGCGGACAACGAGAACAACCGGCGGAACCTCATCGGGCAGTACGAGAACCCGCTGGGCAACATCATCGTGGGCGGGGAGGCGATCACCGGCTCGGCGAAGACGGACGGAAAGGACTTCGGCTACAAGCGGACCTACGTCAACGGGCCGCTCTACGCTCCGCTCACCGGCTACAGTTCCCAGGCCTTCGGCACGAGCATGCTGGAGGGCGTCTACAAGAAGATCCTCAACGGGTCCGACGACCGGCTCAAGACGGTGATGGACATGCTCACCAACAAGCGGGCCGCGCCGGGCAACGTGCTGACCACCGTCGACAAGGACGTGCAGCAGGCCGCCTACGACGCGCTCCAGGGCAAGCAGGGCGCCGCCGTCGCCATCGACCCGGCGACCGGCGAGATCCTCGCCATCGTGAACAACCCGTCCTTCGACCCGGGCAGCATCGCCGGGGCCAACGACAAGGCGGCCTGGGAGAAGCTGATCGAGGACAAGGGCAAGGCCATGGAGAACGTGGCCCTGCGCAAGCCGCAGGCGCCCGGCTCCACGTTCAAGCTGGTCACCCTCGCGGCGGCCATCGAGAACGGGCTGGTCACCAACCTCGACACGCCGACCGGCACACCGGACCCGTACACGATCCCCGGCACCCGGACCCAGCTGCCCAGCGAGGCGGGCTCCGCGGCCTGCAACAACGTCTCGGCGCGCACCGCGCTGCGGCTGTCCTGCAACAACGTCTTCGCGGAGCTGGCGCACAAACTGGGCCAGGACAAGATGCGGGCGATGGCGGAGAAGCTCGGTTTCAACAGCGAGATCTCGACGCCCGTGACCGCCCGCCCGGGGAGCAAGTACCCGACGCAGAAGATGTCCGTCGACCAGGTCGCGCAGACCGGTATCGGCCAGTTCGACGTGCAGGCCACCCCGCTCCAGATGGCGATGGTGACCGCCGCGATCGAGAACGGCGGCAAGCTCGTCGCCCCGCACTCGGTCTCCGAGGTCACCGACGCGAACGGCAACGTGCTGGAGAGCTTCAAGGACCCGAAGTCCCAGCAGGTCATGAACGCCAAGACCGCCTCGATGCTCCAGGACGCCATGCGGACGGTCGCCACCGAGGGCGGCGGCAAGCCCGCGCAGGTGGCGGGCGCCGAGGTGGGCGGCAAGACCGGTACCGCGCAGCGCGGCGTGAACAACAGCCTGCCGCCGCTGGCCTGGTTCACCTCGTACGGCAAGCTGGGCGGCAAGCAGATCGCCGTTGCCGTGGTGATCGAGAACTCGGACACCGACCGCTCCGAGATCGGCGGCGGCAAGCTGGCCGCCCCGATCGCCCAGAAGATGATGGCGGCGTGGCTGAAGAAGTAG
- a CDS encoding GNAT family N-acetyltransferase — MIRTAQPADLDAIAALHARARATYYQGRIPEEEYAGEAELARTRQGWSVAVARSADEGGVLCAEQDGELRGVAAFRTTDGETTLTQLHVDPVHWRRGTGAALHAACVDAWRRAGIGRVRLEVYEHNLRAQAFYASQGWNPDPSGAERAGSHLTLWLSLGSGECDAPAGG; from the coding sequence ATGATCAGAACCGCGCAACCCGCAGATCTCGACGCCATAGCGGCCCTCCACGCCCGGGCCCGGGCCACGTACTACCAGGGCCGCATCCCCGAAGAGGAATACGCGGGCGAGGCCGAACTCGCGCGCACGCGCCAGGGCTGGTCGGTGGCGGTCGCCCGCAGCGCCGACGAGGGCGGGGTGCTGTGCGCGGAGCAGGACGGGGAGCTGCGGGGCGTCGCCGCCTTCCGGACGACCGACGGCGAGACGACCCTCACCCAGCTCCACGTGGACCCGGTCCACTGGCGCCGGGGCACCGGAGCCGCCCTGCACGCGGCGTGCGTGGACGCGTGGCGGCGGGCCGGGATCGGCCGGGTCCGGCTGGAGGTCTACGAGCACAACCTCCGGGCCCAGGCCTTCTACGCCAGCCAGGGCTGGAACCCGGATCCGTCCGGTGCGGAACGGGCCGGCTCGCACCTCACGCTGTGGCTCAGCCTCGGCTCCGGGGAATGCGACGCTCCGGCAGGTGGTTGA
- a CDS encoding DsbA family oxidoreductase, which yields MRVEIWSDIACPWCYIGKARFTKGLAEFAHRDEVEVVFRSFELDPNSPKGTVAPVLDMLAKKYGRTLEEARGMEEHVAASARAEGLTYRTDGRDHGNTFDIHRLLHLAAARGRQEELLDLAYRANFAEERSVFDPEVLVALAVEAGLEEAEARTVLADDTAYAAEVRADEREAAELGANAVPFFVLDRRYGISGGQPAEVFTQALEQAWAGREVPEPAAGAEACTPDGACAAPRA from the coding sequence ATGCGCGTCGAGATCTGGAGCGACATCGCCTGCCCCTGGTGCTACATCGGCAAGGCCCGGTTCACCAAGGGGCTGGCCGAGTTCGCGCACCGTGACGAGGTGGAGGTCGTCTTCCGGTCCTTCGAGCTCGACCCGAACAGCCCCAAGGGGACCGTGGCGCCCGTCCTGGACATGCTCGCCAAGAAGTACGGCCGCACCCTGGAGGAGGCGCGCGGCATGGAGGAGCACGTCGCCGCGAGCGCCCGCGCCGAGGGGCTGACGTACCGCACCGACGGCCGCGACCACGGCAACACCTTCGACATCCACCGCCTGCTGCACCTGGCCGCCGCCCGCGGCCGCCAGGAGGAGCTGCTCGACCTCGCCTACCGCGCGAACTTCGCGGAGGAGAGGTCGGTGTTCGACCCCGAGGTGCTGGTCGCCCTCGCGGTCGAGGCCGGGCTGGAGGAGGCCGAGGCCCGTACGGTCCTCGCGGACGACACCGCGTACGCCGCCGAGGTGCGGGCGGACGAGCGCGAGGCGGCCGAACTCGGCGCGAACGCCGTGCCGTTCTTCGTCCTCGACCGCCGCTACGGCATCTCCGGCGGCCAGCCCGCCGAGGTCTTCACCCAGGCCCTGGAACAGGCCTGGGCCGGCCGTGAGGTCCCCGAGCCCGCCGCCGGGGCCGAGGCCTGCACCCCTGACGGCGCCTGCGCGGCCCCCCGGGCCTGA
- a CDS encoding pyridoxal-phosphate-dependent aminotransferase family protein produces the protein MTHPLLDLPPLTAERFASIERGVADLLSTRQEVVIAQGEALLPLEGCIRSGARPGSTALNVVTGPYGNTFGNWLRDCGADVVDLAVPFDTAVTAEQVARALAEHPRIDFVSLVHAEAATGNTNPVAEIGEVVRAHGALFMLDAVASVAAEPLLPDAWGVDLCVIGAQKAMGGPAGVSAVSVSDRAWARFAENPAAPRRSYLSLLDWKERWIDAGRTALPHAPAQLEMLALEACLERISTEGPVTVMARHSAAAAATRAGAQAMGVAPYVTRPEEAAPVATTLRVPEAPLVAAKALAAAPAAPVSAAGEMIRVNHYGQAASLDAVLTSLTAVATALGTDPVDAVAAAEAAWSETLY, from the coding sequence GTGACGCACCCCCTGCTGGACCTCCCGCCGCTCACGGCGGAGCGCTTCGCGTCGATCGAGCGGGGGGTCGCGGACCTCCTGTCCACGCGTCAGGAGGTGGTGATCGCGCAGGGCGAGGCGCTGCTGCCGCTGGAGGGGTGCATCCGCTCGGGGGCGCGGCCCGGTTCGACGGCGCTGAACGTGGTGACCGGCCCGTACGGGAACACCTTCGGCAACTGGCTGCGCGACTGCGGGGCGGACGTGGTGGACCTGGCGGTGCCGTTCGACACGGCGGTGACGGCGGAGCAGGTGGCCCGGGCGCTGGCCGAGCACCCGCGGATCGACTTCGTCTCGCTGGTCCACGCGGAGGCGGCGACCGGGAACACCAACCCGGTGGCGGAGATCGGCGAGGTCGTACGGGCCCACGGGGCGCTGTTCATGCTCGACGCGGTGGCTTCGGTGGCCGCGGAACCGCTGCTGCCGGACGCGTGGGGCGTGGACCTGTGCGTGATCGGCGCCCAGAAGGCGATGGGCGGCCCGGCGGGGGTCTCGGCGGTGTCGGTCTCGGACCGCGCGTGGGCCCGTTTCGCGGAGAATCCCGCGGCGCCGCGCCGCTCGTACCTCTCGCTCCTGGACTGGAAGGAGCGCTGGATCGACGCGGGCCGCACGGCGCTGCCGCACGCCCCGGCGCAGCTGGAGATGCTGGCGCTGGAGGCCTGCCTGGAGCGGATCTCGACCGAGGGGCCGGTGACGGTGATGGCCCGCCACTCCGCGGCCGCGGCGGCGACCCGGGCGGGCGCGCAGGCCATGGGCGTCGCCCCGTACGTCACGCGCCCCGAGGAGGCGGCGCCGGTGGCCACCACGCTCCGCGTGCCCGAAGCCCCGCTGGTGGCGGCGAAGGCCCTGGCGGCCGCCCCCGCGGCCCCCGTCTCGGCGGCAGGGGAGATGATCCGCGTCAACCACTACGGCCAGGCGGCCTCTCTGGACGCGGTCCTCACGTCCCTGACGGCCGTGGCCACGGCCCTGGGCACGGATCCGGTCGATGCCGTGGCCGCCGCGGAAGCGGCCTGGTCGGAAACCCTGTACTGA